From Gemmatimonadota bacterium, the proteins below share one genomic window:
- a CDS encoding Uma2 family endonuclease yields MLTSFLRAHGIGEAIVAPADVEFSPRRLLEPDVFVVPRTPDAPRPRSFADAKRLLLAIEVLSPSTARRDRGVKRRIYMDEQVDEYWIVDADAWCIERWRRGEDRPEIVMETLVWRPEGAEEALVIEVQRVFEGALR; encoded by the coding sequence GTGCTGACGTCCTTCCTTCGCGCACATGGAATCGGCGAAGCGATCGTGGCCCCAGCCGACGTCGAGTTCTCGCCGCGCCGACTGCTCGAACCCGACGTCTTCGTCGTGCCGCGCACGCCGGATGCACCGCGTCCGCGTTCGTTCGCCGACGCGAAGCGACTGTTGCTGGCGATCGAGGTGCTGTCGCCGTCCACCGCGCGCCGTGACCGTGGGGTCAAGCGGCGCATCTACATGGACGAACAGGTCGACGAGTACTGGATCGTCGATGCTGACGCGTGGTGCATCGAGCGATGGCGGCGCGGAGAGGACCGTCCCGAGATCGTCATGGAGACGCTCGTGTGGCGGCCGGAGGGGGCGGAGGAGGCGCTGGTGATCGAGGTGCAGCGGGTGTTCGAGGGGGCGCTGAGGTAG